In the Topomyia yanbarensis strain Yona2022 chromosome 3, ASM3024719v1, whole genome shotgun sequence genome, one interval contains:
- the LOC131693669 gene encoding bromodomain-containing protein 4-like isoform X1: MIRQHFEPPLDYHQQQQIQQQVHQQQIQQQQQIQQQVQQQQIQQQVQQQQIQQQVQQQVAQQQHISKIVSSPPPTIVGTQNGTTMCVAKLVVGLDHAPLSFNVRQRIIGDGGTNLNYIRSETGAMISLRGRGSLNFEPQTGQEAPEPLQLCIEHPTLEGFQHAKQLAKNLIETLQEELSLFQEAPKQNFQLISQPTIVQTTQVPQMPPLMRAQHLAQSNGMMHQPPPPMIQQQGFMQHPQSQPPPPQIIQQPPTIIQSHVPVQIHQQPNNVVISQIQTAPQITNVNNPPPGAQIRPTMMQIKNTIPPHLSQPPPNMQIPQVSEAPQQILLNQAPPYQVQYIQQNTPIQTSSGPHPTGQVTIQHVIQPQNQPIQGIMQSTLPPPQFDQYQRPPQGQQIITVQGSAAFMVPPPNIIHQTVAPHPHNQIIVQSQPIITHPPPNSIHQELVQSGMQPPMGPPPMTQVPMIVNGVDDKKPGEMHLKPEQIKLEEGPPPGTIIQQMGKSTVIPVSSMQSISLSQPPPPIMSVPPPTVQHIVGNTIITSQQNHPISHAIPQQIYNQIPVSIQSFQSSPQQIHVNGGTHYVVNAPQPWPPNGSTQSPQIQQVPVSSVQNIQFAPQQMRNPNEIQIISSPAIISAAEYRPPQQHIITTSSFNPQMQPPPGVQLIHTVPPPHQQIITSIPNPQPQIIEAQHSVPPPHPGSAHQIITTPVPQPPPQFTTVQYTTTHEPKPTMEIQQHQQHGMRQGQKRKHPEDELHKNIPPKMGMGMNLSSGASSVTAKCTMSSTSTATVTTSSTSGGLITSQISSNSTDELQHAEDGNNSGNELQSGDDHNVENFGGIGVGNCTNNNNNHHSGPKHGPSGQLQASGGNNRLRGSYRISQPYYSNNSNVSYQQNCFQRNYEPTPPPPPKCRW; encoded by the exons atgattcgacaGCACTTTGAGCCTCCGCTAGACTATCATCAACAGcaacaaattcaacagcaaGTTCATCAACAACAgatacaacagcaacaacagatTCAACAGCAAGTACAGCAACAACAGATCCAACAGCAAGTGCAACAACAACAGATTCAACAGCAAGTACAGCAACAAGTTGCTCAGCAGCAGCATATTTCCAAAATAGTGAGTAGTCCACCGCCGACAATCGTCGGTACACAGAATGGAACAACAATGTGTGTAGCTAAGTTAGTTGTGGGCCTCGACCATGCTCCGTTGTCATTCAATGTACGACAACGAATTATCGGCGATGGGGGCACAAATCTGAACTATATACGTTCGGAGACCGGAGCAATGATTTCTCTTCGCGGACGAGGATCACTAAACTTTGAACCACAAACTGGACAGGAAGCGCCTGAACCATTGCAGCTATGCATAGAGCATCCCAC ATTGGAGGGGTTTCAGCACGCCAAGCAACTAGCTAAAAATTTGATCGAAACGTTACAAGAAGAGTTAAGTTTGTTTCAGGAAGCAcctaaacaaaattttcagcttATTTCTCAGCCAACGATTGTTCAAACAACTCAGGTGCCCCAGATGCCACCGTTAATGCGCGCTCAGCACTTGGCTCAGTCAAACGGCATGATGCATCAGCCTCCGCCCCCGATGATACAGCAACAAGGATTCATGCAGCACCCACAAAGTCAGCCGCCTCCCCCACAAATTATACAACAACCCCCAACGATAATACAATCGCACGTACCGGTTCAGATACATCAACAGCCAAACAATGTTGTAATTTCACAGATTCAAACTGCACCTCAAATAACAAATGTTAACAATCCGCCACCAGGGGCGCAAATTCGACCTACAATGATGCAGATTAAAAACACAATTCCCCCTCATCTTTCGCAGCCTCCACCCAACATGCAAATCCCGCAGGTTTCGGAAGCGCCGCAACAAATATTGCTAAATCAAGCACCGCCttatcaagtgcaatatattcagcaaaatacTCCAATCCAAACGAGCAGTGGCCCCCATCCTACGGGACAGGTGACGATTCAGCACGTCATACAACCACAGAATCAGCCCATTCAGGGAATAATGCAAAGTACACTACCTCCCCCACAGTTCGATCAATATCAACGGCCACCGCAAGGCCAACAGATTATCACTGTCCAAGGAAGCGCAGCATTCATGGTTCCTCCACCAAATATTATTCATCAAACTGTGGCTCCGCATCCACATAACCAGATCATCGTCCAATCGCAACCAATCATAACTCATCCACCCCCGAATTCGATTCATCAGGAACTTGTACAGTCTGGTATGCAACCTCCCATGGGACCTCCTCCCATGACTCAGGTTCCAATGATTGTTAATGGAGTGGACGATAAGAAACCCGGCGAAATGCATCTAAAACCAGAACAAATAAAACTCGAAGAGGGACCACCGCCCGGAACGATCATTCAGCAAATGGGTAAATCAACTGTGATTCCTGTTTCGTCAATGCAAAGTATTTCTTTGAGCCAACCACCGCCACCAATCATGTCGGTTCCACCTCCAACAGTACAGCATATTGTTGGAAATACAATTATTACGTCTCAACAGAACCATCCCATCAGCCATGCTATCCCGCAACAAATCTACAATCAAATACCTGTGTCGATTCAGTCCTTTCAATCATCCCCGCAGCAAATTCATGTGAACGGGGGTACACACTATGTCGTAAATGCACCTCAGCCATGGCCTCCGAATGGATCCACTCAGTCACCCCAGATTCAACAAGTACCAGTTAGCTCGGTCCAGAACATCCAATTCGCCCCACAACAAATGCGCAATCCAAACGAGATTCAAATTATCAGCTCACCAGCAATTATCAGTGCAGCGGAATATCGGCCACCACAGCAGCACATTATTACGACTAGTTCATTCAATCCGCAAATGCAACCCCCACCAG GAGTGCAATTAATTCACACCGTGCCACCTCCGCACCAGCAGATTATAACGAGTATTCCAAATCCTCAACCGCAAATCATCGAAGCACAACATTCGGTGCCTCCACCCCATCCGGGATCAGCTCATCAAATTATTACAACGCCAGTTCCACAACCACCCCCGCAATTTACTACGGTGCAGTACACGACTACTCATGAACCAAAG CCAACAATGGAAATTCAACAACATCAGCAACACGGCATGCGCCAGGGACAAAAGCGTAAACATCCGGAAGACGAATTGCACAAAAACATTCCACCTAAAATGGGCATGGG GATGAATCTGAGCAGTGGCGCCAGTTCGGTGACAGCGAAATGCACGATGTCTTCAACGTCGACGGCAACGGTTACAACGTCGTCGACGTCCGGCGGTCTAATAACATCGCAAATTTCTTCAAACTCAACAG ATGAGTTGCAACATGCAGAAGATGGCAATAACTCGGGAAACGAGCTGCAGTCCGGCGACGATCACAACGTCGAAAACTTTGGCGGTATCGGCGTCGGCAACTGCACCAATAACAACAATAATCATCATAGCGGACCGAAGCATGGTCCCAGCGGACAGCTACAGGCATCAGGTGGAAACAACAGGTTACGCGGTTCGTACCGTATTAGTCAACCATATTATTCAAACAACAGCAATGTCAGCTATCAGCAAAATTGCTTTCAAAGGAATTATGAACCGACGCCGCCACCACCGCCAAAGTGCAGGTGGTAG
- the LOC131693669 gene encoding bromodomain-containing protein 4-like isoform X2, producing MIRQHFEPPLDYHQQQQIQQQVHQQQIQQQQQIQQQVQQQQIQQQVQQQQIQQQVQQQVAQQQHISKIVSSPPPTIVGTQNGTTMCVAKLVVGLDHAPLSFNVRQRIIGDGGTNLNYIRSETGAMISLRGRGSLNFEPQTGQEAPEPLQLCIEHPTLEGFQHAKQLAKNLIETLQEELSLFQEAPKQNFQLISQPTIVQTTQVPQMPPLMRAQHLAQSNGMMHQPPPPMIQQQGFMQHPQSQPPPPQIIQQPPTIIQSHVPVQIHQQPNNVVISQIQTAPQITNVNNPPPGAQIRPTMMQIKNTIPPHLSQPPPNMQIPQVSEAPQQILLNQAPPYQVQYIQQNTPIQTSSGPHPTGQVTIQHVIQPQNQPIQGIMQSTLPPPQFDQYQRPPQGQQIITVQGSAAFMVPPPNIIHQTVAPHPHNQIIVQSQPIITHPPPNSIHQELVQSGMQPPMGPPPMTQVPMIVNGVDDKKPGEMHLKPEQIKLEEGPPPGTIIQQMGKSTVIPVSSMQSISLSQPPPPIMSVPPPTVQHIVGNTIITSQQNHPISHAIPQQIYNQIPVSIQSFQSSPQQIHVNGGTHYVVNAPQPWPPNGSTQSPQIQQVPVSSVQNIQFAPQQMRNPNEIQIISSPAIISAAEYRPPQQHIITTSSFNPQMQPPPGVQLIHTVPPPHQQIITSIPNPQPQIIEAQHSVPPPHPGSAHQIITTPVPQPPPQFTTVQYTTTHEPKPTMEIQQHQQHGMRQGQKRKHPEDELHKNIPPKMGMG from the exons atgattcgacaGCACTTTGAGCCTCCGCTAGACTATCATCAACAGcaacaaattcaacagcaaGTTCATCAACAACAgatacaacagcaacaacagatTCAACAGCAAGTACAGCAACAACAGATCCAACAGCAAGTGCAACAACAACAGATTCAACAGCAAGTACAGCAACAAGTTGCTCAGCAGCAGCATATTTCCAAAATAGTGAGTAGTCCACCGCCGACAATCGTCGGTACACAGAATGGAACAACAATGTGTGTAGCTAAGTTAGTTGTGGGCCTCGACCATGCTCCGTTGTCATTCAATGTACGACAACGAATTATCGGCGATGGGGGCACAAATCTGAACTATATACGTTCGGAGACCGGAGCAATGATTTCTCTTCGCGGACGAGGATCACTAAACTTTGAACCACAAACTGGACAGGAAGCGCCTGAACCATTGCAGCTATGCATAGAGCATCCCAC ATTGGAGGGGTTTCAGCACGCCAAGCAACTAGCTAAAAATTTGATCGAAACGTTACAAGAAGAGTTAAGTTTGTTTCAGGAAGCAcctaaacaaaattttcagcttATTTCTCAGCCAACGATTGTTCAAACAACTCAGGTGCCCCAGATGCCACCGTTAATGCGCGCTCAGCACTTGGCTCAGTCAAACGGCATGATGCATCAGCCTCCGCCCCCGATGATACAGCAACAAGGATTCATGCAGCACCCACAAAGTCAGCCGCCTCCCCCACAAATTATACAACAACCCCCAACGATAATACAATCGCACGTACCGGTTCAGATACATCAACAGCCAAACAATGTTGTAATTTCACAGATTCAAACTGCACCTCAAATAACAAATGTTAACAATCCGCCACCAGGGGCGCAAATTCGACCTACAATGATGCAGATTAAAAACACAATTCCCCCTCATCTTTCGCAGCCTCCACCCAACATGCAAATCCCGCAGGTTTCGGAAGCGCCGCAACAAATATTGCTAAATCAAGCACCGCCttatcaagtgcaatatattcagcaaaatacTCCAATCCAAACGAGCAGTGGCCCCCATCCTACGGGACAGGTGACGATTCAGCACGTCATACAACCACAGAATCAGCCCATTCAGGGAATAATGCAAAGTACACTACCTCCCCCACAGTTCGATCAATATCAACGGCCACCGCAAGGCCAACAGATTATCACTGTCCAAGGAAGCGCAGCATTCATGGTTCCTCCACCAAATATTATTCATCAAACTGTGGCTCCGCATCCACATAACCAGATCATCGTCCAATCGCAACCAATCATAACTCATCCACCCCCGAATTCGATTCATCAGGAACTTGTACAGTCTGGTATGCAACCTCCCATGGGACCTCCTCCCATGACTCAGGTTCCAATGATTGTTAATGGAGTGGACGATAAGAAACCCGGCGAAATGCATCTAAAACCAGAACAAATAAAACTCGAAGAGGGACCACCGCCCGGAACGATCATTCAGCAAATGGGTAAATCAACTGTGATTCCTGTTTCGTCAATGCAAAGTATTTCTTTGAGCCAACCACCGCCACCAATCATGTCGGTTCCACCTCCAACAGTACAGCATATTGTTGGAAATACAATTATTACGTCTCAACAGAACCATCCCATCAGCCATGCTATCCCGCAACAAATCTACAATCAAATACCTGTGTCGATTCAGTCCTTTCAATCATCCCCGCAGCAAATTCATGTGAACGGGGGTACACACTATGTCGTAAATGCACCTCAGCCATGGCCTCCGAATGGATCCACTCAGTCACCCCAGATTCAACAAGTACCAGTTAGCTCGGTCCAGAACATCCAATTCGCCCCACAACAAATGCGCAATCCAAACGAGATTCAAATTATCAGCTCACCAGCAATTATCAGTGCAGCGGAATATCGGCCACCACAGCAGCACATTATTACGACTAGTTCATTCAATCCGCAAATGCAACCCCCACCAG GAGTGCAATTAATTCACACCGTGCCACCTCCGCACCAGCAGATTATAACGAGTATTCCAAATCCTCAACCGCAAATCATCGAAGCACAACATTCGGTGCCTCCACCCCATCCGGGATCAGCTCATCAAATTATTACAACGCCAGTTCCACAACCACCCCCGCAATTTACTACGGTGCAGTACACGACTACTCATGAACCAAAG CCAACAATGGAAATTCAACAACATCAGCAACACGGCATGCGCCAGGGACAAAAGCGTAAACATCCGGAAGACGAATTGCACAAAAACATTCCACCTAAAATGGGCATGGG ATGA